The sequence CCTGAAGCCCTGTTGGAGACGTCATGATCTATCCATCACACACTCATAAGCTCCTGTGCAGGGCAGGGATAAAATGACATCACTCTCACACGTCTGTAGCTTTCTTCACTATCAGTGCCCTATTTACACTCAGATCTCCATTAAGTAGATCAAACTActgcagaagggaaagggaggagagagTCTGCCTCTGCTGCACCTCAGTGCTGGACCAGTGATCCTGTCAGTTCTGAATGCTGTGAGGTCTGCTGGGTTCAGAGCTGGTGGTTAGGGTCACAACACAGCCCTAGAGGCTCGTGTCCTCAGCAGGGCTAATGAGCTCCCAAGGAGGGCTGCAGCAATTCCCTGAGCTAGCTTTTAGATGGTGCCAGCCCCAGATCTCTGCACAACGTTGTGCAACACAGACCACCCCGTGCAGACTGAAGAGTTGGGCCCCAGTCAGTGGCGAAGCACAGAATTGAATCCAGGTCTCTCAGCCACTGAATTATAGCTGTACTCTACCACAGCAACCACATCACAGCCCAGCTACTAACGCCATTGTTTTCTTACGCAGCGGCAGAATATTGATTGGGCTGCATGCTCCAGAAAACTCCTACCAGGCAACTGGGAACTCACAATCCCACTCAAGCTGTCTTGGCTGAGACTCTCAACCAACCCATTAATAACTCCATCTACCCTACAGAAGGGGACCCGAGACATTTTTCTACTGACTGGGGATTTTGGAGCACTTCTTATCTGCTTTGTGAGATGCTATAAAAGTAACCAGCTGGTAGGCCTTGGAAAACAGCAAGCTACCAAGGTATTTAAATGGAGTGATGGCTGAATATTCCCTAAGCTACAGAAGGGGGTTAATTCCACCTGTCTcttgctgcatatttttcaggaaacaaaatgcATACTTCTCACCTGGACAGTCACTAGAAGATCTACCACCACTACACTTGACCTGCAGCATCATGTATCACACTTAGCACCTCGAAGGTATGATCATGCCTCTTCCTCAAGACAAAGATGACTACTGGGCAGAGGGAAAACATAGTAATATGGCACAGCCCAAAGGCTATAGAGaaacacagctgcagcatgtgtgagccagagctgctgtgctaaGATCCATCACAAACCACTGCCATAGGATGCAATGGTAatattaagtaaaaaaaaagtcagaccTTTAGAGCTTTCATGAGAACATAAGCCAAAACaccacagaaccatagaaaaacttggtttggaagggaccttaaagcctaCTTttctgtgggcagggctgtccccaccagctcaggctgctcagggccccatccaacctggcttcgagcgcctccagggatggggcatcacagcttctctgggcagcttctctgccagcacctcaccaccctttgaggaaagaacttccccctgacatctaacctgaatctcctctcttttagtttaaagccattcccccttgtcctatcactatcagaccatgtaaaaagtcagtctccctcctgtttataagctcccttcactggaaggctgcaatgaggtctccccagccttctcttctccaggctaaacaagcccaactccctcagaCTTTCCTCACAGAAGAGGTACTCCAGGCCTTTGAGCATCCTTACGCTCTCCCTgaaccctctccaacagctctgcatcctgctTGTGTAGGAAGATCTGTGCAATCACTCAGTTCATACTAGTGTCGATCACACAGTAATTCCCAAACTAACACCAGCTCCAGGCACAAGGAAGCATAGATATGTAAGGCCTACCTCCCTGCCGAAGCTGCAATGGAAATACTAACAATTGCTCCGGCGGCTCCTCGCAAGTTCCAAATGCTGTcaagcaaagcacagagcagacagaAGCATCAGCGGTGGCACCTGGATAAAACCCTGACCGACCCAACACCCTAGTACACAAACAGCACATCGCAGGCTCCACCTTGGATGGCGACCATCATCACCCCAGCCCCGGCTGCCAAAGCGCTGGGCAGCCCCTGGGGCCACCCCGCAGCTCCCCTCGCTCCCCAGGGCCCGCAAGGGGCAGGGCAGGCCGCGGGGCGGCGGCGGAGCGGGCCGTGCTGAGGGGAGTGCCGCATTACGCCGTAGGACCCCGGCCGGCCCGCTGCGTATCTCGGTCCCGCCGGCCCGACCGCCTCGGAGCCAAGCGGGAGAGGGCGGTGGGAAAAGGCCCTACAGCGCGTCTCCCTACCTCAGTGGGCAGCCATTGTTGTGGGCGGGAAGGCAAGGCGAACTACAACTCCCAGCAGCGCCCGGCCCGGCAGCCCCTTCTCTTGCCCCGTGTCGGGGCTGGGTGTGCTGGTAGCGGGCTTGCGGGGAAACGCCAGAGCTGGGTTGCTGGCTGGTTAAATAGTGCTGAGTGCTTCAGATGTGTACATTGTTAGCGAGCTCTTCAGTTTCTGAAGTTCCCCGTGGAAAGCTTTGCCTTCACTTCCTCAGCTGATCCCTACAACGGCTTCAAAGGCGGCACCGCCCCATGTGACGGGAAACCTCCAGCTACGGGAGGGTTAGGTTGGCtatcaggaaaagcttctttacagaaagcgttgtaaagcactggaataggctccccagggagatagttgaatcaccatccctggatgtgtttaaaaaccatttgaatgtggtgctcagggacatgatttagcagagggctgttagagttagggtagtatggttaggttgtggttggactccttttccaacctgagtgattctatgattttattctatgattctaagacagTGTGTTAGGTGGACTGTCTTTTTTCACCTGAATGAGGGCAACTTTTgggcttgcctgggctgcactgagtaTGGAGTTGTCTTGAGTCACATATACATTATctaggctgctccaaaagtagtgcctcctatttatttccagggaaactacaagagatacaaagagtacaataacactgtttgataaattgtcagctacaaaacactgttatAGTCTCCTCTATTAACTGTGtgttttcaccagcaatgaacaagagcttgcatgTTGCTGTAGTCAAAATCTGTACCAGAACTGCCACCATGATGGCATGGGCCAGGGGGTGGCTGGGTTGGGCCACAGGTTGGACGTGCCTGTCCTAAGGCATTGCCCACATGTCCCAAGGGCAGAGTCAACTCAGGTGCTCGTTCCCATTTCAGTGTCACAGCTGCCCACATGCAGCCAGGATCAGACCACTGCCAGCAATGGAAGCTGCCTATTGCTTTTGGTGGGGAGCAGAGCCTGAGCAGGTGCAGCTGCTCATGATGTTGGCACATCTGGTAAGGTTCACTGTGGCTGTCCCTTCTGCCATACCCTGTCAAAAGATGCTCTTTCCCCAGCTGAAGCACAGCTGTAGCATGTGGCCCAGATGGCCACCAGAGTCTCTCCAGCTGCTCAGTGGGCACATTAACTGTGCCCTTACAGCCTGTGGGCATCAAGGGTAAGTGGTAAGTGGTAAGGAATGTCCTTCCACCTGGAGGGGAGCAGAGCCATAACATGAACATGTTCTGGAGCACAACAACAGCTGTTGTGCTATACCACAAGATCAGGCTCCAAAACAAACTAAAGCTTCCAAGAAGAATAAGctcttttcttcatcatttcttCTTGCCCACACAATCAACAGCCAGAATGAGAACTTTAGGTTTCAGCAGTTTAAGTCTGGTAATATGAATAGAAGCTAAACCTagagcaaaaagaaacacattttagtACTAGAAGTAGTACTGGCTTTGCTTCTAATTATTCCCCAACAGCCAGCATCATGGTAATTTAGCAGCACAGGAGAAGATAAACCATCTTTAGAACCCATTTTCTGACTGGTGCACACGAGTAGCCAACATGAGAAACCTTTAGAAAGCATAGAAATGGAACAGCTTTGATAACTGGTCATAGAAACCCCTGCTCTGAAAGACACATAGCAGGAGCATGGGGGTTTGCACTAGTCCTTGGCTGATAGGAATGCAAGAAATCCCTATCACCCAGCTTGCATTGCAGATAGACAGATTAATCTGGAAAATCaaggaacagcagaagagaCAGCTATGGActtcaagaaagacactgaCCCTCTAGAAACTGCTCTGGACAACCAGGACACTCTTAGATGAGACTGCTAGTCTGGCTATGCTTTTATGATAAAACAGAAGGCCATGAATCATTCTTTGCAGCCAGTGAATAATGAAATTGAAATGGAAGCCAGGTCATTAAAATAACAGTTTGGCTCGACTTGAATATGTATAGTTATAGGCTAGTCTTGTGATTCGTACCATAACACATTGTTCAATCAATAGATAGAGGGTCTGGTATTTTATTGTACAGTTTCCTGTTATTTTAAGATGGGCTTATGTCATACAGTTTGGATCTGAATCAGCACTTTTAAGCACTTGAAAACTCTTACTGTTCATCTGAGGTTTACTGCTCAGTAATCCAGATCTGCTTCTGGATTTCAAAAAATTGctaaaaaattcaaattattcTCTCCATGACTTTATTTCCCTGAAGAGCAGAATATCAAAGCAGAGCAAAGTCATGCATTTTTCTTGGGTGTTCCCCaaagcagctgtgccagagtTCTCAGAGGAAACAGTTATGTTGATTTCTTCAGCAGCCCATTCTAGCTCAACCTGTGTAAATCTAATGAACAATTTCACAGCTATTTATAATTCCAGCGAGTTCCCTAAATGTGACTTCATGATTTCCTCTTTGCTGATGTTTCTGAAATGTCAGGGTGACCCTGGGCTTGTTTTGTCCTTTGCACCAAAGTTTTCATGGACCACACACTTGAGATCTTCTCGGTTCAGAACCTGGCTTTTATACTTCTCACCCCAGTCCTCCACGATGTACTGATGGTAAGGGTCTTTGGAATGTTCTCGCCTCTTGGATTTCACTGTACTCACCAAAATCGCCACAATAATGAAGGAGAACATTCCAATCATCACCATCAAATAAAGGATAACATAGTCAAAGTTTTCAGCGTCAACCCTGGCTTGCAGTTCATTTGCCGCTTCTGTCATGTTTTTCCTCCAGCCGTTCATGTAAGTGAGAAAAGTTTCCTTGAAAATATCTTCCACTGCCCATGTGAAGTTTCGTATTTCAGCCATCCTTGCAAGTTACAGCTACTAAAGACAACATAATACTTATTTTAATCAAATATCTGCACTATAACAATTACATCGGTTTGTTTTGTATGCATTATGAGGATTAAATAATAATACCTACTAGCAAAAGTGTCATACTGATTTTAGACCAGCTGAGAAACCCTAAATCAGAGTGCTTCAACATGTTTAGAGACCCAAAGAGGTCCTACTCCTTACTCAGgtcattttcagtctgtggaAGCCAAGTATGCCTCAGTGAAGTTCAGTGAGTGTGGGCCTACCTGACCCATATTACAGGCATCCAGGCACACTGATTTTCCTCTTGAGATAAAGactaaagaaaatgttcttcaaCCTGGAAAGGGTGCTATACATATTGGTCTACCTTCCTTTGCTTCTTGGAATAGCTTTGTGATTTCAGCATGCATAGAACAggtatgcacacacacagagggACACAGGTACATGTGCAGGTAGATCTCTGTACAATTATACACACATGCTCAAACATATGGGATAAAGGCAGTCTAATGAAAGCAAGCAAGctataagaaaacagaaacccAAACTCTCCTGAAACTTCTTTTTTGTGCAAAATCTCTatgcatttcatagaatcatagaatcacaggatcagtcaggttggaaaagactttaaagatcatcgagtccaaccacgacctaaccatactaccctaactacCCTCCTTTcattcagaacaaaacaacaacaaaatctgtagtttttttaataaaaaataaggacTTAGCAACAGAAACTTACCTTTCCTGTCTCCTTCAGTAATGAGATTCCCAGTAACAATCAGGATTTTGAAACTCCACCGGATAATACTGCAATACTCTTGAAAGAAGAGAGCTATCTTAAGCTTCAAGTAGCCTCCAGCCTGCACACGATTTTGAGCACTTGCCTGTTAATTAAGTGCTTTCTACTGCACACTTTCTGTTTATATTAAGGTAAATGCTAAATCTAATCTCACCTGGAAAGTCAAACATCGGCTGACAGCTTACATCAGTCATCCTGTCCGATGCCGAGCACTATAATTTATTCTTATTACTGCAATTTCATATATTGTAAAAGAACACCGTAGCGCTTTCTAATGATAAACATCTCTAGAGGTTTATGGTTTGGTACTTTTTGACctagagagaagaaaagtaagGATGTGCTCtacaaaataatgaataattcCCTTGGTTGATATGGGCACAAGAGATTGAGCACTGAGCAGGTACTGTAGAAAGTCTTCCATGCTGTTTGCACCCAACAGGAAGAATTTTGTGCTCCTTTACTTCTACTAGGTCACCGATATGGGTCTTCTatatctttctctgttctttttctccttgttttgtttcacatttcCCTCATCCTTTGCCATAAATAAAGAACATAgcctttctctccctttctcctaGATTTCTCCTATTGTTTGGTTTTCCATTCTTTCACCAGTACCTTGGTTGTCTGTGACCATGAAGCTTATACTGCAAGACTGCAAGAAGCGGGTCTGCAAACACAGCCAGGATCAGCCTCCTCAAACTCTGATGTTTGTGAACTCTGCTGTTTGTGTACATCACCTGTGATTTGGAGCAGGAAACAAAAACCtatattaaaaaagagagagagaagaattaattaatgttgattttatttctcagcAAATAGCACGTGATGACACCTAACTGAAAAGCACTGAGTCACACCTTAGAAATAGGAACATGCGTAGTGAAGTAGACAACTTCATCTTTAGTCAGGAGTGGTTCCTGGCTCTGGTGGCGACATTCAGTGGAAGGGGATTAGGGTGGAGATGAAGACGTTCACAAAGTGCCCCACAAGCAAAAGGGATAGACCCTTTTGTAAAATCTATCTGCATTTTACAGGTAGATATGCCTAAGCAGTTTGCAGAGAAAACAGTTTCACAAGTAGCTCTGCTTTGAGGGAGATAAAGCACACGTGGGCAACCACGGAATCAACAGAACACATGAGAAAAAGGGAGATACGCTCTTGGTACTGGGATGTGTTAATCCCTGAGGAAGTTCTGCTAGTGCCGTGCTGCTGACATTGTCATGTTTACTGCTATCATTTCTTTTGGATGATTTTCTGTATATAAACACCTCCCAGCATGAAGGCGAGCTGCTGGCAACATCTCCTCTCTGACCCCCCACTTCACTGTGGAAGTTTCCTACGCGCCCTCTGCTGGGGTCCTTGAAGTCAAGGTAGCTGGCAAGCTGGTTCTGTTTGCTTTGGTGAAATCTGAGAGCCAGACAGATTGCTGCAAGTCCAGCTTCCTGCTTTACTTAGCCAGGGATGTGCCCTGCTTGGCCCTGGCTGCTTGAAGGTGGTTGGAGCCACCAGCATGCTGTTAGAGGAGCTCCCAAATGCTGTTAGAAGAGCTGCCAAATGCAGGGCCATGAACTGGACTACACGAATGCAAGACGAGCCACAGCGCTGGAGGTTAGGCTGCAAGAGGATTATCTAGGGAACTGCTACCCTGGGCTGCCAATAGACGGCTCTTCAACCAGCCTCTTCTGATGTCTGTTCCTGGCCAGTCTCATTTGGCCAATGCTTGCAGGTACATGCTTGCACAAACACACAggtatacatacatatacaaaaGTTGCATATGTTGTCAAGCAGACATTAACTGCCTACTCTGTTCTTAACCAAGCAAGAAGAGAACTTAACCACATGAGAACTAAGATTAACACAAGATTAGGGGACAGACTCAGCAGCATCTGTTGtaataggacaaagggaaacaGTCCCAAACTAAAACAATGGACATTTAgtctggatataaggaagaaattttttacagtaagagtagtgatgcactggcacaggctgtccagagaggcgGTGGATGTCCcgtccttggagacactcaaggtctGGCTGGAAGGGGCTCTAAGCACCTcttggagctgtgggtgctcctgttcattgcagggagggTAGACCcgatggcctttaagggtcctttccaactcaagcaatTCTTTTAATAATAGTCTTTGTCCCACAAGcttgaacatttttcttcaaagaaatttACTCAATCACCTTCTGGATAATTCTCCATCACTTGTTTCTGCATAAATGTCCATCATTCTTTGAAGTAGAGCATCAAACCTCACACTTTAGTTGTAATCAGCAGCTAACATACTTAAATACTGATTTAGATATATTTATACACAAATTTTgctgtttccttctcttccttgcCTCGCCTTGCCTCACCTTGCAATTAACTATATATAATTCATGAATTGTAAGAGTACCTGTATAGGCTTAATTCttagaaacaaaagaatataTTTGTTAAGCATCCTTACTGAAGAGATATTAGTATCCTGTAATACTTACCTATGTaattttccttcagtatttcttctggCTAAATCATAATATTGTGTTAGTCAATGTTCTCAGACCTTAAATCTTTGTATACACAGCCTTAACCAACAATCTTTTCAGCCTTTAGCTACCGATATGCTGTATAGTTAACCACTGATACTTAAAGTGCTGATAGCATTTCATTACTTTCCCCACTGCTTCAAACTTTGTACCTTTCTCCTAGATTCCTCCTGTTACTTATACACTAGCTTCATAGAACACTTGTGAAATCAGCAGTTCTATCCCTAGGTCTGTATGCTTCTTTTCAAATTCTTCAGAAGATCACCCAGTTAAACAAAAAGACCTACCAAGGCCGTTATGTTATTGtagtttttctttaactgtgaCTGCCAAAGccttttctcttaaaattaCTCAGGATTACATTTATTACTTATATTTGAACTATTTCTTTACACTGATTTTCGTTTATAATCCATTCTTTTAATACATATTGGGAAGCTCTTATGGC is a genomic window of Meleagris gallopavo isolate NT-WF06-2002-E0010 breed Aviagen turkey brand Nicholas breeding stock chromosome 1, Turkey_5.1, whole genome shotgun sequence containing:
- the SMIM11A gene encoding small integral membrane protein 11A, whose protein sequence is MCYGLASIHITRLKLLKPKVLILAVDCGLFPPPSPAWLRGGRAGGTEIRSGPAGVLRRNAALPSARPAPPPPRGLPCPLRALGSEGSCGVAPGAAQRFGSRGWGDDGRHPSIWNLRGAAGAIVSISIAASADASVPDCAFRSVTLVGAGHSLLQKRHYQPSAKMVAFNLKALENFPLLMYILAAKTLILCLAFAGVKMYQSKKIEEKLKREREEKLKREAEKKGD
- the KCNE2 gene encoding potassium voltage-gated channel subfamily E member 2; translation: MAEIRNFTWAVEDIFKETFLTYMNGWRKNMTEAANELQARVDAENFDYVILYLMVMIGMFSFIIVAILVSTVKSKRREHSKDPYHQYIVEDWGEKYKSQVLNREDLKCVVHENFGAKDKTSPGSP